A region of Haloplanus sp. XH21 DNA encodes the following proteins:
- a CDS encoding aldehyde ferredoxin oxidoreductase C-terminal domain-containing protein: protein MRHARGPLLTIDVGTREWRTERIDDVLDTYVGGRGVGTRLAYERIPFDADPFGPENRLCFTAGPLQTATTSFAGRLSCTGLSPLTNGLLSSNAGGFLAGNFVGAGYPAVELVGESDDLLAVHVREDGVAFEPVPDLTGAEVSTVTAWARDDHDLSAEHVACVGPAGENRVRFAAIMTTEHRAFARGGLGAALGAKGVKAVTWDGDADPGPDLDAAAETVASAVHREAAESDHVMKDQGTASLTSFASEVGALPTRYFSERSFEGADAIGGEQVAAKKEGRGTCARCAFACKLPTSDEETGIETEGPEFETIMAFGSNAGVDDLPAVMHANDRCDELGLDTISCGDVVSAYLAAEDAFGDAELVHDLLEKIARREGVGDRLAEGIHRCHDALGVADWTMKGMEFAAHDGRALAGQALAFATSNRGADHLYGSLYVYEYPLVDREDALPADELDGKAAKLVESENHNAAMDAAIACRFSRGTLTDERLRTLLDADPGDLQALGARIVDLERGFNNRRGRDRRDDDALPYALDGLDAALDTYYGRRGWTTEGVVPEKRRERLLGE from the coding sequence ATGCGACACGCTCGCGGACCCTTGCTCACGATCGATGTCGGCACACGCGAGTGGCGGACCGAACGAATCGACGACGTGCTCGACACCTACGTCGGCGGGCGCGGCGTCGGAACGCGCCTGGCCTACGAGCGGATCCCGTTCGACGCCGACCCGTTCGGCCCCGAGAACCGCCTGTGTTTCACGGCGGGGCCGCTCCAGACGGCGACGACGAGTTTCGCCGGCCGGCTCTCCTGTACCGGTCTATCGCCACTGACCAACGGCCTCCTGTCGTCGAACGCGGGCGGGTTTCTCGCGGGTAACTTCGTCGGCGCGGGCTATCCCGCCGTCGAGCTCGTCGGCGAGAGCGACGACCTGCTGGCGGTGCATGTCCGCGAGGATGGCGTCGCGTTCGAACCCGTGCCCGACCTGACCGGGGCCGAGGTGTCGACGGTGACAGCGTGGGCGCGGGACGACCACGACCTCTCGGCGGAACACGTCGCTTGCGTCGGCCCGGCGGGGGAGAACCGGGTGCGCTTCGCCGCGATCATGACGACCGAGCACCGCGCGTTCGCGCGCGGCGGCCTCGGGGCCGCCCTCGGCGCGAAGGGCGTGAAGGCGGTGACGTGGGACGGCGACGCCGATCCTGGGCCGGACTTGGACGCGGCGGCCGAGACGGTGGCGAGTGCAGTCCACCGCGAAGCCGCCGAAAGCGACCACGTGATGAAAGACCAGGGAACGGCGAGTCTCACGTCCTTCGCGAGCGAGGTCGGCGCGCTGCCGACGCGGTACTTCTCGGAGCGCTCCTTCGAAGGAGCCGACGCCATCGGCGGCGAACAGGTCGCCGCGAAGAAGGAGGGACGGGGTACCTGTGCACGGTGTGCGTTCGCCTGCAAGTTGCCCACGTCGGACGAGGAGACAGGTATCGAGACGGAGGGCCCGGAGTTCGAGACCATCATGGCGTTCGGCAGCAACGCGGGCGTCGACGACCTGCCAGCCGTCATGCACGCCAACGACCGGTGTGACGAACTCGGCCTCGACACCATCTCGTGTGGCGACGTGGTGTCGGCGTATCTCGCCGCCGAGGACGCCTTCGGTGACGCCGAACTCGTCCACGACCTGCTGGAGAAAATCGCCCGTCGCGAGGGCGTGGGCGACCGACTGGCCGAGGGGATCCACCGCTGTCACGACGCCCTCGGCGTGGCGGACTGGACGATGAAGGGCATGGAGTTCGCCGCCCACGACGGCCGCGCGCTGGCGGGGCAGGCGCTCGCCTTCGCCACGTCGAACCGGGGGGCCGACCACCTCTACGGCAGTCTCTACGTCTACGAATACCCGCTCGTCGACCGGGAGGACGCGTTGCCGGCCGACGAACTCGACGGCAAGGCGGCCAAACTGGTCGAATCCGAAAACCACAACGCGGCGATGGATGCAGCCATCGCCTGTCGGTTCTCGCGGGGCACGCTCACCGACGAGCGGTTACGGACACTTCTCGACGCGGACCCGGGCGACCTGCAGGCGCTGGGTGCCCGCATCGTTGATTTAGAGCGGGGGTTCAACAACCGGCGCGGCCGTGACCGACGCGATGACGACGCCCTTCCGTACGCGCTCGACGGGCTAGACGCGGCGCTCGATACGTACTACGGCCGGCGGGGCTGGACGACTGAGGGCGTCGTCCCCGAGAAACGGCGTGAGCGACTGCTCGGCGAGTGA
- a CDS encoding cupin domain-containing protein, with protein MRRINDEAADGEEVASGVYLADLAAGERASMKRWRVEPGSTLPVHRHDNEQIGYMIKGTLTAITDDGEVTLRPGDSYLFTSDERHGAENRGDEPAVGIGVLSPPRSAPDWKQS; from the coding sequence ATGAGGCGGATCAACGACGAAGCGGCTGACGGCGAGGAGGTCGCGAGCGGCGTGTATCTCGCTGACCTCGCAGCGGGCGAACGAGCGTCGATGAAGCGCTGGCGAGTCGAGCCCGGATCGACCCTGCCCGTCCACCGGCACGACAACGAACAGATCGGTTACATGATCAAGGGGACGCTAACGGCGATCACCGACGACGGGGAGGTCACGCTCCGACCCGGCGACTCGTACCTCTTCACCAGCGACGAGCGACACGGGGCCGAGAACCGCGGCGACGAACCCGCGGTCGGCATCGGTGTCCTGTCGCCGCCTCGTTCCGCCCCCGACTGGAAGCAGTCGTAA
- a CDS encoding ABC transporter substrate-binding protein — translation MSGDDTIRVFHLPFSFMLPQRVAADRGYFADEGLDVDLIERDRTCVTNKYIPAEETLTGDNDVDLYPICKWESLKRTWEFDDGRIVAKGTFADQPYAVFVRPDADIEDPADLANTPVGVNRRTGQEYTAIRALEAHMDEDEVVIEGHGMPTDRLRALRDGDVDAVTLLDPHITLAEHLGFEKVLEFENHMGVVGAEGLEGETLDAFMRAYRRAVEAINADPEAYRDQYLDMLWKDAEVAPDLFDDIDTDAIRDAIEVPEYAVPDLADRDDLDHHLSWMKQRQLIDDDADIDAIVSPVR, via the coding sequence ATGTCAGGCGACGACACGATACGGGTGTTCCACCTGCCGTTCTCGTTCATGCTACCGCAACGGGTCGCGGCCGACCGTGGCTACTTCGCCGACGAGGGACTGGACGTGGACCTGATCGAACGGGACCGCACCTGCGTGACGAACAAGTACATTCCGGCGGAGGAGACGCTGACCGGCGACAACGACGTGGACCTCTACCCCATCTGCAAGTGGGAGAGCCTCAAGCGCACGTGGGAGTTCGACGACGGCCGCATCGTCGCCAAGGGCACGTTCGCGGACCAACCGTACGCGGTGTTCGTCCGCCCCGACGCGGACATCGAGGACCCCGCGGATCTGGCGAACACGCCCGTCGGCGTCAACCGGCGGACGGGGCAGGAGTACACCGCCATCCGCGCGCTCGAAGCGCACATGGACGAGGACGAGGTGGTCATCGAGGGTCACGGGATGCCGACGGACCGCCTGCGCGCACTCCGCGACGGCGACGTCGACGCCGTCACCCTGCTCGACCCGCATATCACCCTCGCCGAACACCTCGGCTTCGAGAAGGTCCTCGAGTTCGAGAACCACATGGGCGTCGTCGGCGCCGAGGGGCTCGAGGGCGAAACGCTCGATGCGTTCATGCGGGCGTACCGCCGCGCGGTCGAGGCCATCAACGCCGACCCCGAGGCCTACCGCGACCAGTATCTCGACATGCTCTGGAAGGACGCCGAGGTGGCGCCCGACCTCTTCGATGATATCGATACGGACGCCATCCGTGACGCCATCGAGGTACCGGAGTACGCGGTGCCGGATCTCGCGGACCGCGATGACCTCGACCATCACCTTTCGTGGATGAAACAGCGGCAGTTGATCGACGACGACGCCGACATCGACGCCATCGTCTCCCCGGTACGGTGA
- a CDS encoding ABC transporter substrate-binding protein yields the protein MSQRHLDAQRAAFDAVHDDPDDRPVMRARFEHNGSPRYLLYAIKRSGYDHAHGFHLDVALVSDELESGMETIRHRLADGDTDLVDTDYISVARERAAGADIVAVHPYGRTVGGLVAPEDSAIDGLADLSGHRIGVVRRLDKNWILTRAACREFHDFDPDETATLVEAESRAGLTQLLRDGDVDAALQFWPIVPEIVDTGPYEEVLPVSDLVQRLSGTANKLPIATFLTGETYLEENAATVRAFTRAARDAADRLTEDDDIWTTIGERLMTTDDPAVVRAVRDGWREMVVRDWDEESVEGMHRLFAHLTAVAGSEALGVEEIPAGTLQPEP from the coding sequence GTGAGCCAGCGCCACCTCGACGCCCAGCGGGCGGCGTTCGACGCGGTCCACGACGACCCGGACGACCGGCCGGTGATGCGCGCCCGCTTCGAACACAACGGCAGCCCCCGATATCTGCTGTACGCGATCAAGCGGTCCGGTTACGACCACGCCCACGGCTTCCACCTCGACGTGGCCCTCGTCTCCGACGAACTCGAAAGCGGGATGGAGACCATCCGACACCGCCTGGCGGACGGCGACACCGACCTCGTGGACACCGACTACATCTCCGTCGCCCGCGAGCGCGCCGCGGGCGCCGACATCGTCGCCGTCCACCCCTACGGGCGGACCGTCGGCGGTCTCGTCGCGCCGGAGGACTCGGCTATCGACGGATTGGCGGACCTCTCTGGCCACCGCATCGGGGTCGTGCGCCGTCTCGACAAGAACTGGATTCTGACGCGGGCGGCCTGCCGCGAGTTCCACGACTTCGACCCCGACGAGACGGCGACGCTCGTCGAGGCCGAGTCGCGGGCGGGGCTTACCCAACTCCTCCGCGACGGCGATGTCGACGCCGCACTCCAGTTCTGGCCCATCGTCCCCGAAATCGTCGACACTGGCCCTTACGAGGAGGTGCTGCCCGTCTCGGATCTGGTGCAGCGTCTTTCCGGAACAGCGAACAAACTCCCCATCGCCACCTTCCTCACCGGCGAGACGTACCTGGAGGAGAACGCGGCGACGGTGCGGGCGTTCACCCGCGCCGCTCGCGACGCCGCCGACCGCCTCACCGAGGACGACGACATCTGGACGACCATCGGCGAGCGACTGATGACGACCGACGACCCCGCCGTCGTGCGCGCGGTGCGTGACGGGTGGCGGGAGATGGTGGTGCGGGACTGGGACGAAGAGAGCGTCGAGGGAATGCATCGCCTGTTCGCTCACCTGACCGCCGTCGCCGGAAGCGAGGCCCTCGGCGTCGAGGAGATTCCGGCGGGCACGCTTCAGCCAGAGCCATGA
- a CDS encoding ABC transporter substrate-binding protein, whose translation MSQSHIESQQDALDEYHDDSGDLPVMRARFEHNGSPRYLLYTIKRFGYDLDHDFHLDVQLVSDALEDGIETVEAQLQEGAADLIDIDYISIARERAEGADIVAFHPYGRTVGGLVAPEDTDIDGLADLSGKRIGVVRRLDKNWILTRAACREFHDFDPDETATPVEAGSKVELTRMIRDGEVDAGFQFWQIIPEITETGPYENVLPVSELVQRLSETENKLPVAAFLTSETYLDEQRETVRAFTRAYRDAVDRLVEDDELWEEIAEKLMTYDDPEVMRAVRDGWRDMVVRDWDEESVDGMYRLFDHLQAVAGAEALGVDEIPEGTFNTDP comes from the coding sequence ATGAGCCAAAGCCACATCGAATCCCAACAGGACGCACTCGACGAGTATCACGACGATTCGGGCGACCTACCGGTGATGCGCGCCCGCTTCGAACACAACGGCAGTCCGCGCTACTTGCTGTACACGATCAAGCGGTTCGGCTACGATCTGGATCACGACTTCCATCTCGACGTGCAGCTCGTCTCCGACGCCCTCGAAGACGGCATCGAGACGGTCGAAGCCCAACTCCAGGAGGGCGCCGCCGACCTCATCGACATCGACTACATCTCCATCGCCCGCGAGCGCGCCGAGGGCGCCGACATCGTCGCCTTCCACCCCTACGGGCGAACCGTCGGCGGCCTCGTCGCGCCGGAGGACACGGACATCGACGGATTGGCGGACCTCTCCGGCAAGCGCATCGGGGTCGTGCGCCGTCTCGACAAGAACTGGATTCTGACGCGGGCGGCCTGCCGCGAGTTCCACGACTTCGACCCCGACGAGACGGCGACGCCCGTCGAGGCCGGATCGAAGGTCGAACTCACGCGGATGATCCGCGACGGCGAGGTCGACGCCGGCTTCCAGTTCTGGCAGATCATCCCCGAAATCACCGAGACGGGCCCCTACGAGAACGTCCTGCCCGTCTCGGAACTCGTCCAGCGGCTCTCGGAGACGGAGAACAAACTTCCCGTCGCCGCCTTCCTCACCAGCGAGACGTATCTGGACGAGCAGCGGGAGACGGTGCGGGCGTTCACGCGCGCCTACCGCGACGCCGTCGACCGCCTCGTTGAGGACGACGAACTCTGGGAGGAAATCGCCGAGAAACTCATGACTTACGACGACCCCGAAGTCATGCGCGCCGTGCGTGACGGCTGGCGCGACATGGTCGTCCGCGACTGGGACGAGGAGAGCGTCGACGGGATGTATCGGCTGTTCGATCACCTGCAAGCCGTCGCCGGCGCCGAGGCTCTCGGCGTCGACGAGATTCCGGAGGGTACCTTCAACACCGACCCATGA
- a CDS encoding ABC transporter substrate-binding protein, giving the protein MSDTVTFQLNWEPNGFQAPYFLARREGFYDDEGLDVEFVEGHGSPFAAEQTAKGRSDLGLAGGSAVLSVRSQGLDPLAVAAVSQKTPATIYSLRDVFGEPFTDPEQLRGRTVAPSATKTRILTLQLLEDRGIRDDVEVHDVQKHTHHRVEHQLLDGDVDAAVGVVTNGKELEREYDRMADELLIGNHLDVYGMTVVSNPEFAASNPDTVRSFLRATARGWELATTDPDRAIDALIDRNAQLEHNRAVERMKFLASAEDLQFTEFVREAGWGHHDGRRWENLAEMLAETDLLESSVDPDEAWTNEYVDESDPVIANYAERIGR; this is encoded by the coding sequence ATGAGCGACACCGTCACCTTCCAGCTGAACTGGGAGCCCAACGGCTTCCAGGCACCGTACTTCCTCGCGCGTCGCGAGGGGTTCTACGACGACGAGGGTCTCGACGTGGAGTTCGTCGAGGGCCACGGCTCCCCGTTCGCCGCCGAACAGACGGCGAAAGGGCGAAGCGACCTGGGTCTGGCCGGCGGGAGCGCCGTCCTCTCCGTTCGGAGCCAGGGCCTCGATCCGCTCGCCGTCGCGGCGGTCAGTCAGAAGACGCCCGCGACCATCTACAGCCTGCGGGACGTGTTCGGCGAACCGTTCACCGACCCCGAACAACTGCGCGGCCGGACGGTCGCCCCCTCGGCGACCAAGACCCGCATCCTGACGCTGCAGTTGCTCGAAGACCGGGGCATCCGCGACGACGTCGAGGTTCACGACGTCCAGAAACACACGCACCACCGCGTCGAACACCAACTGCTCGATGGCGATGTCGACGCCGCCGTCGGCGTCGTCACCAACGGGAAGGAACTCGAACGCGAGTACGATCGGATGGCCGACGAACTCCTCATCGGGAACCACCTCGACGTCTACGGCATGACCGTCGTCAGCAACCCCGAGTTCGCCGCGTCGAACCCCGACACCGTGCGGTCGTTCCTCCGGGCGACGGCGCGCGGATGGGAACTGGCGACGACCGACCCCGACCGCGCCATCGACGCGCTCATCGACCGCAACGCCCAACTCGAACACAACCGCGCGGTCGAACGCATGAAGTTCCTGGCCTCCGCCGAGGACCTGCAGTTCACGGAGTTCGTCCGCGAGGCCGGCTGGGGCCACCACGACGGCCGGCGCTGGGAGAACCTAGCCGAGATGCTCGCCGAGACGGACCTCCTCGAATCGTCGGTCGATCCCGACGAGGCGTGGACGAACGAGTACGTCGACGAGTCGGACCCCGTCATCGCGAACTACGCCGAGCGCATCGGGCGGTAG
- the fdhF gene encoding formate dehydrogenase subunit alpha, which translates to MSSDSSSESDGPTKTICPYCGVGCGIQISQDDEGEVTFRPWGDAPVNEGSICIKGGAATQSVNHEDRLTDPLIRDDDGELQEVSWDEAYSYIVDNMERIRDDYSPQAMGFYGCSKAMNEENYLIQKLARRYGTNSVDTCTRMCHSSTVYALKNSLGEGAMTNSMEDLEEAADVFWIQGANPGEQHPIANSQYFRQAVLEGATVIQVDPHANKTTQSFEIDETDRHMHLQLEPGTDIPLLNIVIKTILQNDWVDEEFIAERTEGFEHLKETLEDFDKEEAAEECGVPLEDIELAAEKYAMANNAAIFTGMGMSQHTCGVDNVQNEINLALITGNLGRPGTGVNPLRGQNNVQGASDVGAMPNVLPGYRPVSDPEVRADVEEVWDFEIPSEPGLTNVELSHEIGDTVHGLYIMGENPVMSEPDTNQVEKRLEELEFMVVQDIYETETAKYADVILPATSWAERDGTVVNTDRRTQRMRGVDKVHPNTKDDLEILCDVGNRLFGDGSFDFEGPEDVFEELRQVAPIFHGMTYDRLGEEGIHWPCYEPGDEGDDYLYGDGFTTESGLGQIEGVNHQPPKETPDEEYPLILTTGRIIEHYNTGTMSRRSETLNRVEPENFVDVHPNDAEEYGIEDGEYITLKSRRGEIEVEARVTEDIKEGTVWTTPHFADSAGNRLTNDVLDERAKIPEYKAAAAEIEVTVDTDTADAPADD; encoded by the coding sequence ATGTCATCCGACTCAAGCAGCGAATCGGACGGGCCGACCAAGACGATCTGCCCGTACTGTGGTGTGGGCTGTGGCATTCAGATTTCGCAGGACGACGAGGGTGAAGTCACGTTCCGGCCGTGGGGCGACGCGCCGGTCAACGAGGGGAGCATCTGTATCAAGGGTGGTGCGGCGACCCAGTCGGTCAACCACGAGGACCGACTGACCGACCCGCTCATCCGCGACGACGACGGCGAACTGCAGGAAGTCTCCTGGGACGAGGCCTACAGTTACATCGTCGACAACATGGAGCGCATCCGCGACGACTACAGTCCGCAGGCGATGGGCTTCTATGGCTGTTCGAAGGCCATGAACGAGGAGAACTACCTCATCCAGAAGCTCGCCCGTCGCTACGGCACCAACAGCGTCGACACCTGTACCCGAATGTGCCACTCCTCGACGGTGTACGCGCTCAAGAACAGCCTCGGCGAGGGCGCGATGACCAACAGCATGGAAGATCTGGAGGAGGCGGCGGACGTCTTCTGGATCCAGGGCGCCAACCCCGGCGAGCAGCACCCGATCGCGAACAGCCAGTACTTCCGGCAGGCCGTCCTCGAGGGTGCGACGGTCATCCAGGTCGACCCCCACGCGAACAAGACCACGCAGTCCTTCGAGATCGACGAGACCGACCGGCACATGCATCTCCAGCTGGAGCCGGGGACCGACATCCCGCTGCTCAACATCGTCATCAAGACGATTCTGCAGAACGACTGGGTCGACGAGGAGTTCATCGCCGAGCGCACCGAGGGCTTCGAACACCTCAAGGAGACGCTCGAAGACTTCGACAAGGAAGAGGCCGCCGAGGAGTGCGGCGTCCCCCTCGAAGACATCGAACTCGCCGCCGAGAAGTACGCGATGGCGAACAACGCCGCCATCTTCACCGGCATGGGGATGAGCCAGCACACCTGCGGCGTCGACAACGTCCAGAACGAGATCAACCTCGCGCTCATCACCGGCAACCTGGGCCGTCCGGGCACGGGCGTCAACCCGCTCCGCGGGCAGAACAACGTCCAGGGCGCCTCCGACGTGGGCGCGATGCCGAACGTGCTGCCGGGCTACCGACCCGTCAGCGACCCCGAGGTCCGCGCGGACGTCGAGGAGGTCTGGGACTTCGAGATTCCGTCCGAACCCGGCCTGACCAACGTCGAACTCTCCCACGAAATCGGCGACACCGTCCACGGGCTCTACATCATGGGCGAGAACCCCGTGATGAGCGAACCCGACACCAACCAGGTCGAGAAGCGGCTCGAAGAGTTGGAGTTCATGGTGGTTCAGGACATCTACGAGACGGAGACGGCCAAATACGCCGACGTGATCCTGCCCGCCACCTCGTGGGCCGAGCGTGACGGCACGGTCGTCAACACGGACCGCCGGACCCAGCGGATGCGCGGCGTCGACAAAGTGCATCCGAACACGAAAGACGACCTCGAGATCCTCTGTGACGTCGGCAACCGGCTGTTCGGCGACGGCTCCTTCGACTTCGAGGGTCCCGAGGACGTGTTCGAGGAACTCCGCCAGGTTGCGCCCATCTTCCACGGCATGACCTACGACCGCCTCGGCGAGGAGGGCATCCACTGGCCGTGCTACGAACCCGGCGACGAGGGTGACGACTACCTCTACGGCGACGGCTTCACGACCGAGAGCGGTCTCGGGCAGATCGAGGGCGTCAACCACCAGCCGCCGAAGGAGACGCCCGACGAGGAGTACCCGCTCATCCTCACAACGGGCCGCATCATCGAACATTACAACACGGGGACGATGAGCCGGCGCTCCGAGACGCTCAACCGTGTCGAACCCGAGAACTTCGTCGACGTTCACCCGAACGACGCCGAGGAGTACGGCATCGAGGACGGCGAATACATCACGCTCAAGTCCCGACGCGGTGAGATCGAGGTCGAAGCCCGCGTCACCGAGGACATCAAGGAAGGCACCGTGTGGACGACGCCGCACTTCGCTGACTCCGCCGGCAACCGCCTCACGAACGACGTGCTCGACGAGCGCGCGAAGATTCCGGAGTACAAGGCCGCCGCCGCCGAAATCGAGGTCACGGTCGACACCGACACCGCGGACGCGCCGGCCGACGACTAA
- a CDS encoding PGF-CTERM sorting domain-containing protein, whose amino-acid sequence MATRRKFLIGAAATTTGLAGAVGSVTAQAQTFELELTEDGFVGRAPSSIEGETNPTLEVEAGNRYAIQWTNSYVPESSQSGTARHNLVIANSDDSVVRRGDYVFESGVTKTVQFQATGDLATYFCEEHMDEGGEFNVSGGATATPEPTATATPTESGGDGGNGGEETSGNGPGFGVGAAVTAVGAAAYGALRRSDE is encoded by the coding sequence ATGGCGACGCGAAGAAAATTCCTGATCGGTGCCGCAGCAACGACGACTGGACTCGCTGGCGCCGTGGGATCCGTGACGGCGCAGGCCCAGACATTCGAACTTGAACTGACCGAGGACGGCTTCGTCGGCCGGGCGCCCTCCAGCATCGAAGGCGAAACCAACCCGACGCTGGAAGTCGAGGCTGGCAACCGGTATGCCATCCAGTGGACGAACAGCTACGTCCCCGAATCCAGCCAGTCCGGAACGGCCCGGCACAACCTCGTCATCGCGAACAGCGACGACAGCGTCGTCCGGCGTGGTGACTACGTGTTCGAAAGCGGCGTGACCAAGACCGTTCAGTTCCAGGCCACCGGCGACCTGGCGACGTACTTCTGTGAGGAACACATGGACGAGGGCGGCGAGTTCAACGTCTCCGGTGGCGCCACGGCGACGCCGGAGCCGACCGCCACTGCAACGCCGACCGAATCCGGCGGCGACGGCGGCAACGGCGGCGAAGAGACCAGCGGCAACGGTCCCGGCTTCGGTGTCGGCGCGGCCGTGACGGCTGTCGGTGCCGCGGCCTACGGCGCCCTGCGTCGCAGCGACGAGTAA
- a CDS encoding pyrroloquinoline quinone-dependent dehydrogenase, translating into MASIHEHDKAVEAAQNIEMVEVEDGYTLTNLPDESITQQFDIDQIPEKNVTQDMREASAKEDPTSWLMYGGGYQQQRHTSADVITPDNVDNLELEYLVQSGVASSMEGVPIVVPGDPPVMYQTNGPNHAKAINARTGETLWSYTYANPQGLLLCCDANNRGFAVHNDKVFMTTLDSGVVALNRYTGEEVWYTSTGDHEIGYSATWAPIVHEGKVITGSAGGEYGVSGFVAALNPSDGSEIWRTNTTPPEEWAGDSHEHGAGTVWMTPTLDPESGMLHAPVGNPGPDFDGTVRPGPNRYTIGTLTLSVDDGSIQWHYGESPHDVWDYDSSATKIRVNDMEMGDGETQDVVISPGKTSWVYTMDANNGQLLERSEETTQHINMWKMIPHTDEDRRVAFVPGAHGGNDWQPPSYNPETGLVYLNQNNAPHEIFWEEAQYEAGQTYWGGGLNDWPDVDEPDNWNGNLSAVIAVDPATGERVWRDWISQDVTSDYLWGGSITTASGLTFTGTQTGHIIAYDGENGDRLWEFQLGAPICSSLSSWYDPGEGKQYVAVQVGGSGWLHGGRRGSTVAVFGLSE; encoded by the coding sequence ATGGCTAGCATTCACGAACACGACAAAGCAGTAGAGGCCGCACAGAACATCGAGATGGTGGAGGTCGAGGACGGGTACACGCTGACGAACCTGCCCGACGAGTCCATCACCCAGCAGTTCGATATCGATCAGATTCCGGAGAAAAACGTCACCCAGGACATGCGGGAGGCCTCTGCGAAAGAGGACCCCACCAGCTGGCTGATGTACGGTGGCGGCTATCAGCAGCAGCGTCACACCTCTGCTGATGTCATCACGCCGGACAACGTCGACAATCTCGAACTCGAGTACCTGGTCCAGAGCGGCGTCGCCTCCAGCATGGAAGGCGTCCCGATCGTCGTGCCCGGCGACCCGCCGGTCATGTACCAGACCAACGGGCCGAACCACGCGAAAGCGATCAACGCCCGCACCGGTGAGACGCTCTGGAGCTACACGTACGCGAACCCGCAGGGGCTCCTTCTCTGCTGTGACGCGAACAACCGTGGCTTCGCCGTCCACAACGACAAGGTCTTCATGACCACGCTCGACTCCGGTGTCGTCGCACTCAACCGATACACCGGCGAAGAGGTGTGGTACACGTCGACCGGCGACCACGAGATCGGCTACTCCGCCACGTGGGCTCCGATCGTCCACGAAGGCAAGGTCATCACCGGCTCTGCCGGTGGCGAGTACGGCGTCAGCGGCTTCGTCGCCGCACTCAACCCGAGCGACGGGAGCGAGATCTGGCGCACGAACACGACGCCGCCCGAGGAATGGGCCGGCGACTCCCACGAACACGGCGCCGGTACGGTGTGGATGACGCCGACGCTCGACCCCGAGAGCGGCATGCTCCACGCCCCGGTCGGCAACCCCGGTCCGGACTTCGACGGCACCGTCCGTCCCGGTCCGAACCGCTACACCATCGGGACGCTGACGCTCAGCGTCGACGACGGTTCCATCCAGTGGCACTACGGCGAGTCCCCCCACGACGTGTGGGACTACGACTCCTCGGCGACCAAGATCCGTGTCAACGACATGGAGATGGGCGACGGCGAGACGCAAGACGTCGTCATCAGCCCCGGCAAGACATCCTGGGTCTACACGATGGACGCCAACAACGGGCAGCTCCTCGAACGGTCCGAGGAGACGACCCAGCACATCAACATGTGGAAGATGATTCCGCACACGGACGAGGACCGTCGGGTCGCCTTCGTTCCTGGCGCACACGGTGGCAACGACTGGCAGCCACCGTCGTACAACCCCGAAACGGGACTCGTGTACCTCAACCAGAACAACGCACCGCACGAGATCTTCTGGGAAGAGGCGCAGTACGAAGCGGGTCAGACCTACTGGGGCGGCGGCCTCAACGACTGGCCCGACGTCGACGAACCCGACAACTGGAACGGCAACCTCAGTGCCGTCATCGCGGTCGACCCCGCCACCGGTGAACGGGTCTGGCGTGACTGGATCTCCCAGGATGTCACCAGCGACTATCTCTGGGGCGGCTCCATCACGACCGCAAGCGGCCTGACCTTCACGGGTACCCAGACCGGCCACATCATCGCCTACGACGGCGAGAACGGTGACCGACTCTGGGAGTTCCAGCTCGGCGCGCCGATCTGCTCGTCGCTCTCCAGCTGGTACGACCCCGGCGAGGGCAAGCAGTACGTCGCGGTTCAGGTCGGTGGCTCCGGTTGGCTCCACGGCGGCCGTCGTGGCTCCACCGTCGCCGTCTTCGGCCTCAGCGAGTAA